Proteins encoded within one genomic window of Bombina bombina isolate aBomBom1 chromosome 1, aBomBom1.pri, whole genome shotgun sequence:
- the LOC128666151 gene encoding olfactory receptor 1019-like: protein MDIENVTQFSVFHLIGFSDLPTWNLLLLLLFIFSFLVSLVGNSVIILIIIFDSSLHNPMYLFLLNLSFLDICSINVTAPQVMVIFGSMYYTVSFADCISQVYFYLVFTDAEFFLLPVMAYDRYVAICSPLHYYKIMKKEVCILLAVAPWAFGFIDMLSCTILTSQLSYCNSHIINHFFCDLTALMKLSCSDTSIIELVTFVEGVAFGFTPFFITLTSYAYIILNVLKINSVDGRRKAFSTCSSHITVVILFYGTIICMYMRPSSDYSPAQDKLFAVFYTTTVPMLNPLIYTLKNRDIKRAILKVFVNKHNPSFKDR from the coding sequence ATGGATATAGAAAATGTGACCCAGTTCTCTGTTTTTCATCTTATTGGTTTCTCCGATCTCCCTACATGGAACTTACTTCTTTTACTGCTGTTTATTTTCTCCTTTTTAGTGTCTTTGGTTGGGAACTCTGTCATCATTTTGATAATCATTTTTGATTCAAGTCTGCACaatccaatgtatttatttttgctgaATCTGTCATTTTTGGACATTTGTTCTATTAATGTTACAGCCCCACAAGTTATGGTTATATTTGGCTCTATGTATTACACAGTTTCCTTTGCAGACTGTATTTCGCAAGTATATTTTTACCTTGTCTTCACTGATGCAGAATTCTTTCTTCTCCCAGTCATGGCATATGACCGTTATGTGGCAATATGTAGTCCACTTCATTACTATAAAATCATGAAGAAGGAAGTATGTATCCTATTGGCAGTAGCACCATGGGCATTTGGATTTATCGATATGTTATCTTGTACTATACTAACATCTCAGTTGTCCTACTGCAACTCTCACATCATCAATCATTTTTTCTGTGATCTTACTGCCCTCATGAAATTATCCTGTAGTGACACTTCCATTATTGAGCTTGTTACGTTTGTGGAAGGGGTTGCCTTCGGCTTCACACCTTTTTTCATTACGCTGACCTCATATGCATATATTATTCTGAATGTGCTGAAGATTAATTCAGTTGATGGCAGAAGAAAAGCGTTTTCTACATGTTCGTCACACATCACTGTTGTCATTCTTTTCTATGGGAcaatcatatgtatgtatatgagaccATCTTCAGACTATTCACCTGCTCAAGATAAACTTTTTGCAGTTTTTTATACGACTACTGTTCCAATGTTAAACCCTctaatatacactttaaaaaatcgTGATATAAAAAGGGCAATTTTAAAAGTATTTGTTAATAAACATAACCCTTCATTCAAAGATAGGTAA